The segment TCCAACAATCTTTTCATCTACCGTCTTGACATCATCAACAAATCCAATTAACTCATATTCGGACTGTCTACTTAATAAAAAGGCGAGTTCTTTACCGAATCCTCCAGCACCAACAATTATTGCTTTCATGACACTCCCCCTATTTACTCGAAGCCCTTGCAAATGCTACGACTTCTTTTGCTAGTTGTTTGTCATCGTCGGATAAACCTGTTACAAATTCCATGACTTCTTGGATCGGGTAACCTTTGATATTCCCTACAAAAATCTTTTCATACACCTGTTCATCATTTCGTTCTTTGTCCAACAACAGTTCTTCATACAATTTTTCGCCAGGTCGGATGCCTGTTTCGACGATTTCGATTTCTTCTTCAGTGTAACCACTCAAGCGGATCATATTTCGTGCAAGATCTAAAATTTTGACTGGTTCACTCATATCTAAGACAAAGATTTCGCCACCTTTTGCTAATGCACCCGATTGGATGACTAAACGGCTTGCTTCTGGGATTGTCATAAAGTAACGGGTCATCCGAAAATCGGTGATCGTGATGGGTCCGCCTTTTGCGATCTGTTCTCGAAAAACAGGGATTACGCTTCCGCGAGAGCCCAAGACATTCCCAAATCTTACGGCCGAAAACTTGGTACTGTTTTCTTCATTTAAGCCTGTGACGATCATTTCTGCGATTCGCTTCGTGGCTCCCATCACATTTGGTGGGTTATTGGCTTTATCGGTGGACACCATGACAAAGTTTTTGACATTCGCTTCTTTGGCAGCTTCTGCTACATTTTTTGTTCCTTTGATATTGTTTTTTACTGCTTCTCTTGGGTTATATTCCATCAAGGGCACATGTTTATGTGCTGCTGCATGATAGACGATATCCGGCTGATGTTCTTTCATGATATGGAAGATCTTTTCACGGTCTTGGATATCTGCAATAATTGGAATGATTTCTGTTTTATTATAAGAGGGGTCTCCTGATAGTTCGCGATGAATCAAATAGATCGAGTTTTCACCATGTCCTAATAAGAGTAATTTTTTTGGCGAAAAAGCAAGTACTTGACGACAAATCTCTGAACCAATAGAGCCTCCAGCTCCGGTAACAAGTATGACTTTTTCTGAGATGTGTGATTTTAGTTTATCTAAATCTAATTTGACTTCTTCTCGTCCTAACAAGTCGACCACGTCGATTTCTTTCAGGCGAGAAACATTGATTTTCCCTGATGCGATTTCTTCAATCGAAGGCATGGTATTCATCTTGACTTCTTTTGATTCGATAAGATGGAAAATTTCACGAATTCTTTTTCGTGGCAAGGAAGGTATCGCGATCGTCACCATATCGATCGACAATTCGTCGATCAATCTTGGTAAGTCCTTAGTATTCCCTACGACTTTTATCCCAGACAAATATGTTTTATATTTGTTCGGATCATCATCCACAAAGCCAATCACTTCCAAATCGTTGATTGCTTTTGAACTAAGAATACTATTGTATAGAATACGTCCGCCTTCGCCAGCTCCAATAATTAGTGTTCTGTGTTTGTTTAGTGGCGATTCTTGACGCTGTGTTTTATGTTCGATATATATACGCCAGAATAAACGACTGCTGATGATGAGAAACATAGATAAGATGTAAGTTAATAATTGTAATCTAAGGCTGATTTTTTGCATAAACAAATATTGGATGATAAATGATGAAATAACGGTACAAGTAATGGCTGAAAAAATAGCTGCCATCTCATTTAAATTCGTATATCGATTGATTCGCGTGAATGTTTTAAACAGCATGCCATATCCAATGTAAAAAATTAGTGATACGCCTAAATTCACGGCTAAGTAATCTTGATCGATACCAACAAATGGTGTCATAAAATAATAGCTTGATAATATAGAGATGCCTAATAAAAAACTATCAACCAAAACTAAAATGATTACTTTTCTTCTTCTAGTAAGTTCAAACAACCCCTGCGCCCCCTAAAACTTTTATACAATAGGTCGAAAATCTTTTGCATGCACTTGCTCCCCATTGATGATGTCTCTTGTTACTTGATCCATTTCTTCGATGACTGTAGATCCAAATTTTTTCTCTACGATACTATATGCTTTTTCCATATAAAAATCCCGATCTTTTCGACTATGGGCATCTGAGGCAATCATCTGGACAAGCCGATGTTGAACCAGTTCCTCACTTAACTTCTTGATCTGTTTGCCATAAACACCTGCAATACTCGGTGCAGTCAACTGCGCCAAACACCCCATATTCAAGTAGGGTAATAATAGATTAGGACTTTCTTGGAAACCGCGGTTCCGCTCAGGATGGACAATGATTGGTACGATCCCCATCTGACGTAATTCATAAAACAAACTTTCTGTATATTCGGGAATGCTGTTTGTTGGTAGCTCAGCTAGCAAATAGCGATCGGCGACATCTGCAAAAAGAATCTTGTCACTTTTAATTTCATCTATTAAATTACTTTTTATTCGAACTTCTTGTCCTTCAAATAAAGTTAGGGGGATGGACTGTCGATCGAGTTCTTTTTGCAAGTCTTCGACAGCTAGTAATACATCTGCTTTTTCATTGGTGAAACGTTGATTGTGATGAGGGGTGCATAAAATGTGGGTGATTCCTTGTCGAACAGCTTCTTCTGCCATGGCGATCGATTCTTTGACCGTTTTTGGTCCGTCATCTATACCAGGTAAAATATGACAATGTAAATCAATCATTTTTGCTCACTTCCTCATCAATAGTAATAATAATTAAAATCTGCATTCTTCTTCGCACCGTTGTAAACAACACCTAAAATCGTTGCTTGTGCAATGGCTAGCAGTTCTTTCGCTTTGATTAATTCTTGTTTCATTGTTTTGCGTTCTCGGACGACTAAAAGTGTCCCATCTGTTTTTGCGGCTAAGATCTGAGCATCAGTGACTGTTGCAATGGGTGGTAAATCAAAAATGATCAAATCAAATAATGCTTTTAGTTGTTCGATCACTTCTTCCATTCGTTTCGAATCAAGTAGTTCGGATGGATTCGGTGGTTTCGGTCCACTTGTCATGACCCAAAGATTTTCGACGGAACTGGTATGATAATATGATTCCGGTCTTCCTTCACGATCGCCTAAGAAATTACTTAATCCATTGACATTTGGCAATTGAAAAGTCAATGCTACACTTGGTTTTCTCAAATCAGCATCAACCAGCAAAACTCTTTTGCCACTATTTGCGAATACGACAGCTAAGTTAGCAGCTGTTGTTGATTTTCCTTCACCTGGACCAGATGAAGTCACGACCATCGTCTTCAATTCACGATCGACAGAAGCAAATTGGATATTTGAACGGATCGTCCGATATTGTTCGGAAACCATGGCATTTTTATCGGTAATGCTGAGGAGTGAAACAGGTAAAATAGTGTTTTTCTTCATAAATACTTCTCCTTATACACGTTTTCGTGAACGACGGCTTTCTCTTTGTTCAGTTGTTTCAATCGTTTCGACTTCTGCTGGTTGAAACATACGGCCGTTTTCAAGTTCTTTCTTCGTCATTTCATTGACATCTCCAAGTATCGGCAATCCTAATTCTTCTGTGACAAAACGTTCATCTTTAACTGTTTTATCTAACAACTCTAGAAGAAAGGCTAATCCGACTCCAATCATCAAGCCAAGTAACCCACCAATAACTACGTTCAACATGTTATTTGGTGAAACAGGTGTAGGATTGCTTTGTGCTGCAGAAGTGATCGTCACTTTATTGACATTCAATACGTCCGTTGCTTTTGATTGGAAAACTTGTGCTGTGACGTTGGCGATATCCGTCGCATGATCTGGATTATCAACAGTTGCAACGATTTGGAACATTTGTGAGTTTTGTGATTGATTGACACTGATCACCGATTTCAACTCACCCTTTGTAAGACTTTGTCCATAATTTTGTTCAAGTTCTCTTTGAACATCATTGATGACAACATCGCCTAAAATCATATCTTTGTAAGTATTGATCAACAATACGTTAGCGTTGACATCTTGTAGATTCGTATTCGTATTTTCTGCTTTTGACTGAACGATCATCTCAGCTGATGAACTGTATTTAGGTGTAATCAAAAAGAACGTGACTCCAGCAGCTAATGCAAATCCGGCAAGCGTGGTCGCAAGAATCAGCAACCAACGCTTTCTTAAAATCTCAAATAATTCTCCTAGACTAATCGTTTCTTCCATGTTTTCTCCACTTTCTATCGTTAATATCTTTTCTTAACTTTTCGTCTTCTTAATAGTTCGCTCAACATCCAGATGATGAAACTACAAATAATGAGCACGATTCCCCATTGGATAAATGTTACAATAAAGTTGCTTAGATACGTAGTTAAAAAATGATAGAGCGACTTTGAATTGATGCCGATACGCTCGACCATTTTTGAAAGGTACACAAAAAGAGGTAACGCTAAAAGCATTAGACCAGCGCCACCCACTGCATAACTTAAATAGCGTAACGCACGATGGAAAAAACGTGTGTCGATTGCAATGATCGCAATCACTAATAATGCAGAAACTGTCATTGTAAAGAAGATCAATAAGGTCAGCGTTCTTTTATACCCCATCACTTGCTTCCCATAGGTCAAAAGATAAGGGATCTCAATATATTCACTAT is part of the Enterococcus mundtii genome and harbors:
- a CDS encoding polysaccharide biosynthesis protein; its protein translation is MFELTRRRKVIILVLVDSFLLGISILSSYYFMTPFVGIDQDYLAVNLGVSLIFYIGYGMLFKTFTRINRYTNLNEMAAIFSAITCTVISSFIIQYLFMQKISLRLQLLTYILSMFLIISSRLFWRIYIEHKTQRQESPLNKHRTLIIGAGEGGRILYNSILSSKAINDLEVIGFVDDDPNKYKTYLSGIKVVGNTKDLPRLIDELSIDMVTIAIPSLPRKRIREIFHLIESKEVKMNTMPSIEEIASGKINVSRLKEIDVVDLLGREEVKLDLDKLKSHISEKVILVTGAGGSIGSEICRQVLAFSPKKLLLLGHGENSIYLIHRELSGDPSYNKTEIIPIIADIQDREKIFHIMKEHQPDIVYHAAAHKHVPLMEYNPREAVKNNIKGTKNVAEAAKEANVKNFVMVSTDKANNPPNVMGATKRIAEMIVTGLNEENSTKFSAVRFGNVLGSRGSVIPVFREQIAKGGPITITDFRMTRYFMTIPEASRLVIQSGALAKGGEIFVLDMSEPVKILDLARNMIRLSGYTEEEIEIVETGIRPGEKLYEELLLDKERNDEQVYEKIFVGNIKGYPIQEVMEFVTGLSDDDKQLAKEVVAFARASSK
- a CDS encoding tyrosine-protein phosphatase — translated: MIDLHCHILPGIDDGPKTVKESIAMAEEAVRQGITHILCTPHHNQRFTNEKADVLLAVEDLQKELDRQSIPLTLFEGQEVRIKSNLIDEIKSDKILFADVADRYLLAELPTNSIPEYTESLFYELRQMGIVPIIVHPERNRGFQESPNLLLPYLNMGCLAQLTAPSIAGVYGKQIKKLSEELVQHRLVQMIASDAHSRKDRDFYMEKAYSIVEKKFGSTVIEEMDQVTRDIINGEQVHAKDFRPIV
- a CDS encoding YveK family protein encodes the protein MEETISLGELFEILRKRWLLILATTLAGFALAAGVTFFLITPKYSSSAEMIVQSKAENTNTNLQDVNANVLLINTYKDMILGDVVINDVQRELEQNYGQSLTKGELKSVISVNQSQNSQMFQIVATVDNPDHATDIANVTAQVFQSKATDVLNVNKVTITSAAQSNPTPVSPNNMLNVVIGGLLGLMIGVGLAFLLELLDKTVKDERFVTEELGLPILGDVNEMTKKELENGRMFQPAEVETIETTEQRESRRSRKRV
- a CDS encoding CpsD/CapB family tyrosine-protein kinase, with amino-acid sequence MKKNTILPVSLLSITDKNAMVSEQYRTIRSNIQFASVDRELKTMVVTSSGPGEGKSTTAANLAVVFANSGKRVLLVDADLRKPSVALTFQLPNVNGLSNFLGDREGRPESYYHTSSVENLWVMTSGPKPPNPSELLDSKRMEEVIEQLKALFDLIIFDLPPIATVTDAQILAAKTDGTLLVVRERKTMKQELIKAKELLAIAQATILGVVYNGAKKNADFNYYYY